Proteins found in one Bacillaceae bacterium S4-13-56 genomic segment:
- a CDS encoding formate--tetrahydrofolate ligase, protein MKTDIQIAQEATMKPIEEIAEMISLSKEDWEPYGHYKAKISDKLLEKWEDRADGKIILVTAISPTPAGEGKSTVTVGLGQALHKLNKRSIIALREPSLGPTMGIKGGAAGGGYSQVMPMEDINLHFTGDIHAITTANNALSALIDNHIHQGNALGIDARRVEWKRVLDLNDRALRNVVIGLGGPIQGVPREDGFNITVASEIMAVLCLSDSLSDLKNRLARIVIGYTYEKQPVTVKDLGVEGALTLLLKDAIKPNLVQTLENTPALIHGGPFANIAHGCNSIMATKLASKLGDYVVTEAGFGADLGAEKFLDIKTRAGKIKPSAVVIVATIRALKMHGGVPKKELSQENVEALSNGMQNLQKHIETIQAFGLPFVIALNKFPTDTEEELSFVEKWCQENGYTMSLTEVWEKGGNGGVDLATKVIEKVESNKDEFKPIYDLEDSIEEKITKIVTKVYGGVGIELSPKAKKQIKQFEEFGWSHLPICMAKTQYSLSDDPTLLGRPEGFTITIREFRPSIGAGFLVALTGDIMTMPGLPKEPAALKMDVDANGVVTGLF, encoded by the coding sequence ATGAAAACAGACATTCAAATTGCTCAAGAAGCAACCATGAAACCGATTGAAGAGATAGCAGAAATGATATCGCTTTCAAAAGAGGATTGGGAGCCTTATGGACATTATAAGGCAAAGATTTCGGATAAGCTTTTGGAAAAATGGGAAGACCGAGCAGATGGAAAAATCATTCTCGTTACAGCTATAAGTCCAACACCGGCTGGAGAGGGGAAATCAACTGTAACGGTAGGATTGGGTCAAGCCTTACATAAATTAAATAAACGTTCCATTATCGCTTTACGTGAACCATCTTTAGGACCTACGATGGGGATTAAGGGTGGGGCGGCAGGTGGTGGATATTCGCAGGTAATGCCTATGGAAGATATTAATCTTCATTTTACTGGTGATATCCATGCTATCACTACTGCAAATAACGCTCTTTCTGCCCTCATTGACAATCATATTCATCAAGGCAATGCTCTCGGAATTGATGCTAGACGAGTCGAGTGGAAGCGTGTCCTGGATTTAAATGATCGAGCTTTACGAAATGTGGTCATTGGTTTAGGAGGACCTATTCAAGGGGTTCCACGAGAAGATGGTTTTAATATCACTGTTGCATCTGAAATTATGGCGGTGCTCTGTTTATCGGATAGCCTTTCTGATTTAAAAAATCGATTGGCCAGAATTGTCATAGGATATACTTATGAAAAACAACCAGTTACAGTAAAGGATCTTGGAGTTGAGGGAGCTTTAACACTACTCTTAAAGGATGCTATTAAGCCTAATTTAGTTCAAACTTTAGAAAATACTCCGGCCCTTATCCATGGTGGTCCATTTGCGAATATCGCTCACGGATGTAATAGCATAATGGCAACAAAGCTAGCATCTAAACTTGGAGATTATGTGGTAACAGAAGCGGGGTTTGGAGCTGATTTAGGAGCGGAAAAGTTCCTTGATATTAAAACTAGAGCCGGTAAGATCAAACCTTCAGCTGTAGTTATTGTAGCTACAATTCGTGCTTTGAAAATGCATGGGGGTGTTCCTAAGAAGGAGCTATCCCAGGAAAATGTTGAGGCATTAAGTAATGGAATGCAAAACCTACAAAAACACATTGAAACTATACAAGCTTTTGGCTTACCATTTGTCATTGCTTTAAATAAGTTCCCAACAGATACGGAGGAAGAATTATCCTTTGTAGAAAAATGGTGTCAAGAAAATGGGTATACGATGAGCTTGACGGAAGTTTGGGAAAAGGGTGGAAATGGAGGAGTAGATTTAGCAACAAAGGTTATAGAAAAGGTGGAATCTAATAAGGATGAGTTCAAACCTATTTATGATCTGGAAGATTCCATTGAAGAAAAAATAACCAAAATTGTAACGAAGGTTTATGGGGGAGTGGGTATTGAATTATCGCCAAAAGCCAAAAAACAAATCAAGCAATTTGAAGAATTTGGTTGGAGTCATTTGCCTATATGTATGGCGAAAACACAGTATTCTCTTTCTGATGACCCTACTCTTCTTGGTAGACCAGAAGGATTCACAATAACCATTAGGGAATTTAGACCTTCAATAGGTGCAGGATTTCTAGTTGCTTTAACAGGTGATATAATGACAATGCCTGGATTACCAAAAGAACCTGCAGCACTCAAAATGGATGTAGATGCGAATGGTGTTGTAACTGGATTGTTCTAA
- a CDS encoding thymidylate synthase, whose product MRQYLDLCKYILDEGVEKEDRTGTGTISVFGYQAKYSLEDSFPLLTTKKLHLRSIIYELLWFLHGDTNIKYLNDHGVRIWNEWADENGDLGPVYGKQWRSWEGANGKTVDQITQVLETIKNNPDSRRMIVNAWNVTEIEEMALPPCHCLFQFYVADGKLSCQLYQRSADVFLGVPFNIASYALLTMMMAQVTGLKPGTFVHTLGDAHIYTNHLEQVKLQLTREPKTPPKMIINPSVTDLFSFTYEDFKLVDYAPHPHIKGEVSV is encoded by the coding sequence ATGAGGCAATATTTAGATCTTTGCAAGTATATTCTTGATGAAGGGGTTGAAAAAGAGGATCGAACTGGCACAGGTACTATTAGTGTTTTTGGCTATCAGGCAAAATACTCCCTAGAAGATTCTTTTCCTTTGTTAACAACTAAGAAGTTACATCTTCGTTCTATTATTTATGAACTATTGTGGTTTTTACATGGAGATACAAATATTAAATACCTCAATGACCATGGAGTACGGATTTGGAATGAGTGGGCGGATGAGAATGGAGATTTAGGGCCTGTTTACGGAAAGCAATGGAGATCCTGGGAGGGAGCTAACGGTAAGACAGTAGACCAAATTACTCAAGTACTGGAGACGATTAAAAATAATCCTGACTCTAGAAGGATGATTGTTAATGCTTGGAATGTAACAGAAATAGAAGAAATGGCCTTGCCGCCTTGTCACTGCCTATTTCAGTTCTATGTTGCAGATGGGAAGTTATCTTGTCAGTTATACCAAAGATCTGCTGATGTCTTTCTTGGTGTCCCATTTAATATTGCTTCTTACGCTTTGTTGACCATGATGATGGCACAGGTGACTGGATTAAAACCTGGAACTTTTGTACATACTTTGGGAGATGCGCATATATATACTAATCATCTAGAACAAGTAAAACTACAGTTGACGAGAGAGCCAAAGACTCCACCCAAAATGATAATAAACCCAAGTGTAACAGATTTATTTTCATTTACTTATGAGGATTTCAAACTAGTTGACTATGCCCCACATCCCCATATAAAAGGAGAAGTCTCTGTATGA
- a CDS encoding dihydrofolate reductase — MISILVAMDKDGLIGKDKDLPWRLPNDLKYFKQLTTNHTILMGRKTYESIGRPLPNRTNVVITRNKDFHPDGCQVVHSIKEVQELFKEQSNDELFVIGGSDIFKLLLPFTDRLYITKIDERFEGDTFFPEIDYDNWNLVSKEQGEKDENNPYDYYFCIYDKKIGTAR; from the coding sequence ATGATTTCAATACTTGTAGCAATGGATAAGGATGGTTTGATTGGTAAGGATAAGGACTTGCCATGGAGATTACCTAACGATCTTAAGTATTTTAAACAATTAACAACTAACCATACTATTTTAATGGGCAGAAAAACCTATGAGTCCATCGGTCGCCCGTTACCAAACAGAACCAATGTTGTTATAACACGAAATAAAGATTTCCACCCGGATGGCTGCCAAGTTGTTCACTCTATAAAAGAAGTCCAAGAATTGTTCAAGGAACAATCAAATGATGAACTTTTTGTAATTGGTGGAAGTGATATTTTCAAGCTATTGTTACCTTTTACAGATCGGCTCTATATCACAAAAATAGACGAAAGGTTTGAAGGGGATACATTTTTCCCTGAAATTGATTATGACAATTGGAACTTAGTTAGTAAAGAACAGGGAGAAAAGGATGAAAATAATCCTTATGATTATTATTTTTGTATTTATGACAAAAAAATCGGAACCGCTAGATAA
- a CDS encoding toxin, whose translation MKKHSLLITLIVLLLLLSGLDTKRPFTGVILQKASGEKQLEYAKTYPNYDILERMVYIPSEVKDWPSLTNMIFHIQSIERPILQRLESAGVKIRLFHGDLTDEPWLYHLKWEQPRGWKSPVTWEDVPGSGGSWLISAKIGASDPGNGHRSVNLELHEIGHTIYKLLKNNDSLASDFEKIWKSEVHHLFGDQEYFNVYSSEYFSESFAYYYANEDLKAQLKKKAPETAAFISKLSTYRY comes from the coding sequence ATGAAAAAACATAGTTTACTAATTACCCTTATCGTTCTACTTCTTTTATTATCTGGACTTGATACAAAACGTCCATTTACTGGCGTTATTCTTCAAAAAGCTTCTGGCGAAAAACAGCTGGAATATGCTAAAACTTATCCAAATTATGATATTTTAGAGCGAATGGTTTATATCCCTAGTGAGGTAAAGGATTGGCCTTCATTGACAAATATGATTTTCCACATTCAGTCTATCGAACGTCCCATACTACAACGGTTAGAGAGTGCAGGAGTTAAAATACGATTATTTCATGGGGATTTAACTGATGAGCCATGGCTTTACCATTTAAAATGGGAACAGCCTAGAGGTTGGAAAAGTCCTGTAACCTGGGAAGACGTTCCTGGTTCGGGCGGGTCGTGGTTAATATCGGCAAAAATTGGGGCAAGTGATCCTGGCAATGGTCACCGCTCCGTAAATTTAGAGTTACATGAGATAGGACACACTATTTATAAATTACTAAAAAATAATGATAGTCTAGCAAGCGATTTTGAAAAAATTTGGAAGAGTGAGGTTCATCATTTATTCGGAGATCAGGAGTATTTTAATGTGTACTCTAGTGAGTATTTCTCAGAGTCTTTTGCTTACTATTACGCAAATGAGGATTTAAAGGCCCAATTAAAAAAGAAAGCGCCTGAAACGGCAGCATTTATCTCTAAACTGTCAACTTATAGATATTAA
- the pflA gene encoding pyruvate formate-lyase-activating protein yields the protein MKGRIHSVETCGTVDGPGIRFVVFTQGCPLRCLYCHNPDTWDKSGGKEVTIDSLMNEISSYLPFIRASKGGITVSGGEPLMQPEFVLALFKACKEKGIHTALDTSGAIIPPQMDEILDVCDLVLLDIKHIESDMQKNITGLGNKNTMKLLSKLREKSINVWIRHVLVPGLTLDKTSLNKLGEYLGEYSNVKRIDLLPYHKMGEYKWEALGLNNTLAYVKSPSKQDVEQAYDWVNQAMAEKQREIS from the coding sequence ATGAAAGGAAGAATTCATTCAGTAGAAACCTGTGGAACAGTTGATGGACCAGGAATTCGATTCGTAGTGTTTACACAAGGGTGTCCATTAAGGTGTTTATATTGTCATAATCCAGACACTTGGGACAAATCAGGTGGGAAGGAAGTTACTATAGATTCCCTTATGAATGAAATTAGTTCTTACCTTCCTTTCATAAGGGCATCCAAAGGTGGAATCACTGTAAGTGGTGGAGAACCACTCATGCAGCCCGAATTTGTATTAGCTTTGTTCAAAGCTTGTAAAGAAAAGGGGATTCATACAGCTCTTGACACAAGTGGAGCTATTATCCCACCTCAAATGGATGAAATTTTGGATGTGTGTGATTTAGTATTGTTAGACATTAAACATATTGAATCAGATATGCAAAAGAATATTACAGGCTTAGGGAACAAAAACACTATGAAATTACTTTCTAAATTAAGAGAAAAATCGATTAATGTTTGGATTCGGCACGTATTAGTGCCAGGACTGACCTTAGATAAAACCTCCTTAAATAAATTAGGGGAATATTTAGGTGAGTATTCAAATGTTAAAAGAATCGACTTACTCCCATATCACAAAATGGGGGAATACAAATGGGAAGCACTTGGACTAAACAACACCCTCGCATATGTGAAAAGTCCTTCCAAACAAGATGTAGAACAAGCCTACGACTGGGTTAACCAAGCAATGGCCGAAAAACAAAGAGAAATATCATAA
- a CDS encoding HD domain-containing protein: MIQMELIAEVKESVRKRFENDSTGHDYWHMARVVHISEQIATKEGADVFQCQLAGWIHDLFDHKLCEHPEEEKNKMSNFLLGRGLSYEEVKKTMNIIEEVSFSKNKTPPTTIEGKVVQDADRLDAIGAIGIARTFAYGGAKGQLIYNPGSETQHIEGLHLQGSASTSIQHFYDKLLKLKDLMNTKYGYQLACERHQFMDGFLKQFYKEWPTNL; the protein is encoded by the coding sequence ATGATACAAATGGAGTTAATAGCAGAAGTTAAAGAAAGCGTTAGAAAAAGATTTGAGAATGACTCTACTGGACATGATTACTGGCATATGGCGAGGGTCGTCCACATATCAGAACAAATAGCGACTAAAGAGGGTGCTGACGTTTTTCAATGTCAATTAGCCGGTTGGATTCATGATTTGTTTGACCATAAATTATGCGAACATCCCGAAGAAGAAAAAAACAAAATGAGCAATTTCCTTCTAGGAAGAGGTTTATCTTATGAGGAAGTTAAAAAGACCATGAATATTATTGAGGAAGTTTCCTTTAGCAAAAACAAAACCCCCCCCACAACAATAGAGGGGAAGGTAGTTCAAGATGCCGACCGCTTAGATGCAATCGGAGCTATCGGTATTGCACGCACTTTTGCTTATGGTGGAGCTAAAGGTCAATTAATATATAATCCTGGAAGTGAAACACAACATATAGAGGGATTACACCTTCAAGGGTCTGCGTCGACTTCGATCCAGCATTTTTATGATAAGCTTTTAAAATTAAAGGATTTAATGAACACCAAATATGGATATCAATTAGCTTGTGAAAGACATCAATTTATGGATGGATTTTTAAAACAATTTTATAAAGAGTGGCCCACTAATCTATAA
- a CDS encoding peptidoglycan-binding protein — MPSFLSKKRLTQGMAVGFILSQPLAVYADAYPVLTDEEFQSTRTLSFGQQGIAVKTLQTKLNHLGYYNEEINGKFDPYTEVALKEYQRENNLEVTGQADKRITKHLVQTERDYYMKPLQDISDPIQLGEKGKEVELLQRALHFLDYYNGDVDGIFGPSTERAVKSFQAQENLPVTANVEQEMLEKMVNASKKPVRQTTYRRSTTTKDPKIVQVSAKSSNSSTVQIAQQYLGTPYIWGGESPGGFDCSGYIQYVFLQKGIKVPRTVPDLWNVSLSVSEPSVGDFVFYETYKPGPSHMGIYIGNNKFIHASLSRGVTISDMTENYWTSRYLGSRRLVID; from the coding sequence ATGCCTTCATTTCTATCGAAGAAGAGACTAACTCAAGGCATGGCCGTTGGATTCATCCTTTCGCAACCTTTGGCTGTATACGCTGACGCATACCCTGTCTTAACAGATGAGGAATTTCAAAGCACAAGAACATTAAGCTTTGGACAGCAAGGAATTGCAGTTAAGACACTGCAAACCAAACTTAACCATTTGGGCTATTATAATGAGGAAATTAATGGCAAATTTGATCCATACACGGAGGTTGCTTTAAAGGAATATCAACGGGAAAATAATTTGGAAGTTACAGGGCAAGCTGACAAAAGAATTACCAAGCATTTGGTACAAACAGAAAGAGATTATTACATGAAACCATTACAAGATATTTCAGACCCTATTCAATTAGGCGAGAAAGGTAAAGAAGTAGAATTATTACAACGCGCTTTACATTTTTTAGATTACTACAATGGGGATGTAGACGGTATATTCGGACCTTCAACTGAGAGAGCAGTTAAATCTTTTCAAGCACAGGAAAACCTTCCTGTCACTGCCAACGTGGAACAAGAAATGCTAGAGAAAATGGTTAATGCATCTAAAAAACCAGTTAGACAAACTACTTATCGTAGAAGTACAACTACAAAAGATCCGAAAATTGTTCAAGTAAGTGCGAAAAGCTCTAATTCCTCTACTGTACAAATCGCACAGCAATATCTAGGGACCCCTTATATTTGGGGGGGAGAATCGCCAGGTGGATTTGATTGCAGCGGCTACATCCAATATGTATTTCTCCAAAAAGGAATAAAGGTTCCAAGAACGGTACCAGACTTATGGAATGTTTCGTTATCCGTATCGGAACCAAGTGTAGGAGATTTTGTTTTCTACGAAACATACAAACCTGGCCCATCACATATGGGTATCTATATTGGAAACAATAAATTTATTCATGCCTCCCTATCTAGAGGAGTAACCATAAGCGATATGACAGAAAATTATTGGACATCACGCTACTTAGGTTCACGACGTCTAGTTATAGATTAG